From Pseudomonadota bacterium:
TGACGACAGTGGGCATCATTTGCTCGACCATTTGGGTCGCGAGTGAATCCCACTTAGTCAATTCCATCAATTCCTGAAGCGCAGATTCCTTGGATCGCTGGTCGGCCGCTTCCGTGCCGAAGGCAATAAACGACGCCATGATCACTGCGGATGCCATGATCGCAGCGGTCGTCAATATCGATTTCGAACAAAACACCCCGAACCTCCTAACTATCAATATCGCTGTACGGCCTATCCGGCGTCGTTCTCTGCACATTGCCGGACTGAATGAATTTGTCGATCGTAGTTGATATTCCCGCTGCATTGGAGGCATTGCCGAGTCACAACCACTAGAACCTACGGCTTCAAAATCTCAACCGGCGCGCGTTTGAAGGTCATGCGGCCGCGCTTGAAGCCGAAGAGCGGCGGCGCAAGTTCGGCGACGGCGGTTTCGGGTTGGTCGGTGTCGATGACGACGAGATCGGCCGGGGCGCCAATGTGCACGCCATGATTCTCCAATCCCAGAATCCCAGCCGAACGGCTGGTGATCATGTCGAAGCAATCGCGTATTTCGGCGCGGGCGCCGACCTGGCAGATGTTGGCGTAGAGATTGGCCATGCGAAGGAGCGAGCAATCGCCGAACGGGGTGAACGGGTTCAGCACGTTGTTGGTCGAGAGAGAGCAATTGACGCCGTCTTTGAGGAGCTTGTGCGCGGCCGTCACGCCGCGTTTGACGCTCTTTTCATCGACCCGGCCCATCAGGAACAGATCGGTCGAGGGCAGCACCGTCACGGCGACGCCGGCGTCGGCCATGCGTTTGGCGGTGGCTTTGAAATGCGCCGGCGTGGCGGTCGAAAGCTTGGTGACATGGCCGACCGTCACCCGACCGCCATAATCGAAGACCTCGGTCAGATCGCAGACATAATCGACATCAAGCTGTTCGGCGTCCTCGCCGAAATCGAGATGCATGTCGATATCGACGTCGAATTCGCGCGCGAGCTCGAAGACGCGGTCGATCTGGCCGTGCGGGTCGGAATCCGTGTAGGGCGCGGCGCCGATCACCCGGGCGCCGCGTCGCAGCGCCTCGACCATCAGTTCGTCGGTGCCGGGATTGTTGAGCAGCCCTTCCTGCGGGAAAACGCAGATCTCTATGTCGATCGCCCAGCGCCATTGTTCAATCAGCGGGAATACGCCGTTGAAGCCGCGCATGCCGATGCCGGGATCGACCTCGAGATGGGTGCGCATATGGGTGGTGCCGTGGCTGACGCATTTTTCCAGCACGCGCGATGCACGGGCGGCAACGTCCTCTTCCGAAAATTCCTTCTTGGATTTTGTGACCTCGTCGATGGCCTCAGCCAAATCGCCCTTTTCGGAGCGGCAACGATCCATGATGCAGGCCTTGTCGAGGTGGATATGGGTCTCGATAAAGCCCGGCGACAGCAGCCGCCGGCCAAGATCGAGGGTTTCGCCCTCCGCCGCGAGGCCGGCTTCGATGGCTTTGATGCGTCCGTCTTCAATGCCGATATCGACTGTGCGCCCATCGCCGCCGACCAAAACCGCGTTTCTGAGGATGAGATCCATCAGCGCAGCATGTAGCGTTGGGTGAGCGGCAAGGTTTCGGCCGGCTCGCAGGTTGCCAGGACGCCATCAACGAAGACCTCGAAATTCTCCGGGTTCACGGTGATCTCGGGGCAGACATCATTGTGCAGCATGTGGCCCTTGTTGAGTGCGCGCGTGCCTTTGACCGCCGCCACGGTTTTGTTCAGGCCGAGCTTGCCTTTGATGTCGACATCCATCGCCGCCTGGGACACAAAGCTCATGCTGAGCGCCTCCTTGGCGCGGCCGAAGGCGCCCCATTGCGGGCGCATCATCAGCGGCTCGCAGGTCATCAACGACGCAGCGGAATCGCCCATCGCCGACCAGACGATGAAGCCGCCCTTGATGATCAATTCGGGCTTGATGCCGAAGAAAGCCGGGCGCCACAGCACCACATCAGCCAGCTTGCCGTCTTCCAGCGAGCCGATATGCTGGTCGATGCCGAAGCTGCGCGCCGCGTTAATGGTATATTTGGCGATATAGCGCTTGATGCGCTCATTATCGCCGCGCGTGGTGCGCTCCTCCGCCAAGCGCCCGCGCTGCTCGCGCATCTTGCTGGCGAGCTGCCAGGTGCGGCAAATCACCTCCGCAATCCGCCCCATGCCCTGGCTGTCCGAGCCGAGCATCGAGATGGCGCCGATATCATGCAGCACGTCTTCCGCCGCGATGGTCTCGGCGCGCACCCGGCTTTCGGCGAAGGCGACGTCCTCGGGCACCGCCGGGTTCAAATGGTGACACACCATGATCATGTCGAGATGTTCGTCGAAGGTGTTTCGGGTGTACGGGTTGGTCGGGTTGGTCGAGGACGGCAGGCAGTTATGCTCGCCGACGATACGGATGATATCCGGCGCATGGCCACCGCCGGCGCCCTCGGCATGATACATGTGGATGGTGCGGCCCTTGATCGCCGCCAGGGTGTCTTCAAGAAAGCCGCTTTCGTTCAGCGTGTCGGTATGCAGTTGGACCTGGAAATCCATTTCATCGGCGACCGAGAGGCAGGTATCGATGGCCGCCGGCATGGCGCCCCAATCTTCATGGATTTTCAGCCCCATTGCGCCGCCGGCGAGCTGATCGGGCAGTGAATTGGATTTGGACGAATTGCCGCGCCCGAGAAAGCCGAAATTAATCGGCCAATGTTCCGCCGATTGCAGCATTTTACCGACGTTCCAGGCGCCGCCACAATCGATGCCGACGGTAATCGGCCCGAGCGAGCCGCCGATCATGGTGGTAATACCGCTCGAAATGGCATGCTCGCAGAGCTGTGCGCTATCAAAATGCACATGCACATCGATGCCGCCCGGCGTGGCGATCAGGCCTTCGGCGTCGCGCACCGTCGTCGAGGCGCCACACAGTAAATTCTTGTGGACGCCATCCATGATTTCCGGGTTGCCGGCTTTGCCAACGCCGGCGATTCGCCCCTCTTTAATGCCGATGTCGCCTTTCACCACGCCCAATACCGGGTCGATCACGATGGCATTTGACACCAGCATATCGAGCGCGCCGTCGGCGCTATTGAGGCCCGAAACAAGGCCGATGCCGTCGCGCAGCGTCTTGCCGCCACCATGCAAGCATTCATCGCCGGGAAAGGCATAGTCATGCTCGATTTCGGCGAGCAGCGCGGTATCGCCGAGGCGCACGGCATCGCCCGTGGTTGGGCCGTAGAGCGCGGCATAATGTTCGCGTGTGATCTTGACCATTTAGGCCCCCTTAAAGCCGCGTTCGCGCGCGCGGCTGAGCGCCGCTTGTTTATTGGCCTCCGAGAGGTGTGAGCCGTCTGTCAGGCTGTTGAGGCCGAAGATCTCGCCCGTACCGCCGAACGCCACCAAAGCGACTTCCTTGGCCTCGCCCGGCTCGAAGCGCATGGCCGTGCCGGCCGGCACGTCTAGATGCATGCCGAACGACACCTCGCGGTCGAAATCGAGCGCTTTGTTGACCTCAAAAAAGTGGTAATGGCTGCCGATTTGGACCGGGCGGTCCCCAGTGTTGGTGACGCGCACGCTGGCCTGGCGCCGACCGGCATTCAATTCGATGTCGCCCTCGGCGGCAATAATCTCGCCGGGCCGTACTTGATCCGCTTCGGCGATCTGTTCCTTGCCGGGGCGGATTGGGTCATGCACCGTCACCAGCTTGGTGCCGTCGGGGAACATGCCCTCGACCTGGATCATCGGCATCATGTCGCCGACACCCGGCATCACATCATCACTGTTGAGGATGGTTGCGCCGAAGCCGATGAGATCGGCGACCGTGCGGCCATCGCGGGCACCTTCGAGGATTTCATCGCAGATCAGGGCGATGGCCTCCGGATGGTTGAGCTTCAGGCCTCGCGCGCGGCGTTTGCGGGCCAGTTCGGCGGCGCTAAAAATGAGCAGCCGCTCGGTTTCCGTCGGCGTTAGAAGCATCTCTCCCCGCTCTCTCAATACTCGTTTGCTGTGGTGGAGCGAGATTAACGCCCGCTCCATCCCGCCTCAACCGGAAAGCGGCAGAGAGGAGTTTCGCCGGACGCCGGAGACAAGTACGATGGCGCCGGAATTTTCACCGAACCATCATCCAAGAGGAACGTTCATGGCTAAATTATCGGGCAGGACAGCAATCGTCACCGGCGGCGCTAGCGGCATGGGCCGGGGCGTCGCGTTATCTTTCGCCGAAGAGGGCGCTAGCGTCGCGGTGTTGGACAGAAACGAGGCCGGCGCCAAGGAGGTGGCGGCAGCCGCCGCCAAGAGCGGCGTGAAAACCATTGGCCTGGCTTGCGATGTCGGCAACGAAGCCTCAGTCAAGAGCGCCTTCGCCGCCGCCGCTTCGGCACTCGGCGATATCGACATTCTGGTCAACAATGCCGGCATCGACACCACCGAATTGATCGAAAACATGTCGACCGAAATGTGGGACGACATGATGCGCGTCAATCTCGACAGCATCTTCTTCTGCTCGCGTGAAGTGATCCCGGCGATGAAGCGCAAAGGCTGGGGCCGGATCATCAATTTCTCGTCGCAATTAGCGCATAAAGGTGCCCCCTTGATGGCCCATTACTGCGCCACCAAGGCCGGCGTGATGGGTTTCACCCGCTCGCTCGCCTATGAGCTGGTAGAGCATGGCATCACGGTAAATTCGATCAACCCGGGGCCGATCGATACGCCGCTCTACATGGGCATCCCCGAAGCCTGGCGGCGCGCAAAAGAAGACTCGATGCCGATCAAGCGACCGGGGCGGGTTGAAGAGGTTGTACCGACAGTGCTCCTGCTGGCCTCCGATGCAGGTTCGTTCTATGTCGGCGCGTCGATGAACATGAATGGCGGCGACGTCATGGTCTAGGGAGGCGAAACCCCAGAATGCGTTCGGCATTCTGGCAAGCGCGACCGCCCGGCGGTTGAGGGAGCAAACAGATGAACGAAGCGGCAGAGAGTGCCTGCGATATTTTGTTCGCGGGCGGAGACGTGATTGACGGCACCGGCGCCACGCGAGTGCGCGCCGATGTCGCGGTCACAGGTGATCGCATCACCGCCATCGGTGATCTCGGCCAGATGCGAGCCGGGCGCCGGGTTGACGCCACGGGGCGGGTCGTTGCGCCGGGTTTTATTGACGTGCACACGCATGACGACAATCTCTTGTTCCGCGACGCCGACATGACACCCAAGACCAGCCAGGGCGTGACGACGGTGGTGGTCGGCAATTGCGGCATCAGCTTGGCACCGCTGGTGCTTAAGGGCGATGCACCGCCGCCGCCCTTGGACCTCCTCGGCGGCAGCAGCGATTATCGCTTCGAGCGTTTCGGCGACTATCTCGATGCTCTCGATGAAACTCCGGCGGCGGCCAATGCGGCGTTCCTGATCGGCCATTCGACGCTTCGCCTCGGCGCCATGAGCGATGTCGAGCGCGGCGCCACGACGAGCGAGATCGACGCCATGGCGAAAGTGGTGGAAGAGGCCATGCAATCGGGCGCCACGGGCTTCAGCACCGGGCTGATTTATGCGCCCAACAAGGCGGCGCCGACCGACGAGATCGTCGCGTTGGCGCAAGTTACCAGCGACGGCGGCGGCATTTACGTTACCCATATGCGCAATGAAGGCGTGGATATCGACAAATCCCTCGACGAGACGTTCGAGATCGGCCGGCGTGCCAATCTGCCGATTGTGGTGTCGCACCATAAATGCGCTGGCAAGGAAAACCACGGCCGCAGCGTCGAGACGTTGGCGCGCTTCGACACCGCGCGGGGCGACCAGAAAGTCGGTCTCGATGTCTATCCCTATACGGCAGGCTCAACCGTGATCATGGTCGAGATGGTCGAGACGGCGGCGCGCGTCATCATCACCTGGTCCGACGCCCGGCCCGAATTCGCCGGCCGCGATTTGGCGGATATCGCCACCGAACTGGGGTGTTCGGCACGCGAGACAGCGGAGCAGTTGATCCCGGGCGGCGCGATCTATTTCATGATGGACGAAGCTGATGTGCAGCGCATCCTCGCCTATCCGCATGCCATGGTCGGCTCGGACGGTCTGCCACATGACAAGCACCCGCATCCGCGGCTCTGGGGCACCTTTCCGCGCGTTCTTGGCCATTATGCGCGCGACCTTGGATTGTTTACCCTGGAAGATGCGGTGCGTCGCATGACCGGGCTCTCCGCCGAGCAGTTTGGTCTGAAGGACAGAGGCGTGCTGCGCCAAGGCGCGTTCGCCGATATCACGATGTTCAATCCGGAAACGGTGATCGACAGCTCGACCTTCGAGAAGCCGACCACGCCAGCCGCGGGCATCGATGTAGTGATGGTCAATGGCGAGGTCATCCGCGAGGATGGCCGGGTCACTGGCGCCAGGCCTGGCCGCGCCCTTCGTCGAAACGGAGCTTAACGGCGCCGCGAGAGAGGTGTAGGTTAAGGCCAAGCAAAAAGGCAAATAGGGAGACATCAATCATGCAAAATGGCGCGCATAAGGTGCTGGTATTGGGTGTCGGAAATATGGGCCGCAGCCACGCGCTGGCCTATCACAAACTCAAGGGGTTCGAGATCGTCGGCTTGTGCAGCCCCTCGATTCACGAGCGCAGCGAACTGCCGAGCGAGTTAAGCGGCTATCCTAAATTTACCGATTTCGATAAGGCGCTGGCAGAAACCAAGCCCGATGTCGTTTCCGTCAACACCTATCCCGACAGCCATGCCGATTTTTGCCGCAAGGCGTTTGACGCCGGCTGCCATGTATTTACCGAAAAGCCGCTGGCCACCACCGTAGCCGATGCGCAACAGATCATCGACATGGCCAAAGCCGCCAACAAGAAGCTGGTGATCGGCTATATCCTCCGGGTCCACCCGGCCTGGATGGAATTCATCCGGCGCGCGCAGGGGCTCGGCAAGCCACTCGTCATGCGTATGAACCTCAACCAGCAATCGAGCGGCGAGCCGTGGATCTGGCACCGCAATCTGATGCAATCGCTGACCCCGATTGTCGATTGCGGCGTGCATTATGTCGATGTCATGTGCCAGATGACCGGCGCCAGGCCAATCAAAGTGCATGGCATTGGGGCCAAGCTCAGCGACGAGACCAAGGTGCAGAATTACGGCCATCTGCATGTCGAATTCGATGACGGCTCGGTCGGCTGGTACGAAGCCGGCTGGGGGCCGATGATGAGCGAGACCGCGTTTTTCGTGAAAGATGTGGTTGGCCCGAAGGGCTCGGTCTCGATTGTCGTGCCGCAAGAAGGTCAGGAGCATGCGTCGTCGGACGATATCGATTCGCATGTCAAAACCAACGCCATTCTGTGCCATTCGAGCGAGATCGACGAAAACAACAAATTCGTCCATGAAGACGAGTGGATCAACATGGCCGACGAGCCGGGCCATCAAGAGCTGTGCGACCGCGAGCAGGAATATCTGCTGAAGACGATCAATGAAGATATCGACCTCACCGATCACATGCAGAACGGTGTGGATTCGCTGCGCATTGTCCTCGCCGCGCAGGAGAGCATCGATAGCGGCGAGATCGTGCGCCTGAACTGAGGCCTGGCGTCAGGGCACAAGCGGTGCCGTTTACCCCGCGCAACCCGGATTACGCGGCGGTCGTACGGGAGAGCTATGCGCGCCAGACCTTTATGCTCCATCTCGGCGCCGAACTGGGCGAGATCGCGCCCGGCCGCTGCACAGTGCACCTCAAGGCGCGCAAAGAACTCACGCAACAGAACGGTTTTTTACATGGCGGCGTGGTTGCGGCA
This genomic window contains:
- a CDS encoding amidohydrolase family protein → MDLILRNAVLVGGDGRTVDIGIEDGRIKAIEAGLAAEGETLDLGRRLLSPGFIETHIHLDKACIMDRCRSEKGDLAEAIDEVTKSKKEFSEEDVAARASRVLEKCVSHGTTHMRTHLEVDPGIGMRGFNGVFPLIEQWRWAIDIEICVFPQEGLLNNPGTDELMVEALRRGARVIGAAPYTDSDPHGQIDRVFELAREFDVDIDMHLDFGEDAEQLDVDYVCDLTEVFDYGGRVTVGHVTKLSTATPAHFKATAKRMADAGVAVTVLPSTDLFLMGRVDEKSVKRGVTAAHKLLKDGVNCSLSTNNVLNPFTPFGDCSLLRMANLYANICQVGARAEIRDCFDMITSRSAGILGLENHGVHIGAPADLVVIDTDQPETAVAELAPPLFGFKRGRMTFKRAPVEILKP
- the ureC gene encoding urease subunit alpha — encoded protein: MVKITREHYAALYGPTTGDAVRLGDTALLAEIEHDYAFPGDECLHGGGKTLRDGIGLVSGLNSADGALDMLVSNAIVIDPVLGVVKGDIGIKEGRIAGVGKAGNPEIMDGVHKNLLCGASTTVRDAEGLIATPGGIDVHVHFDSAQLCEHAISSGITTMIGGSLGPITVGIDCGGAWNVGKMLQSAEHWPINFGFLGRGNSSKSNSLPDQLAGGAMGLKIHEDWGAMPAAIDTCLSVADEMDFQVQLHTDTLNESGFLEDTLAAIKGRTIHMYHAEGAGGGHAPDIIRIVGEHNCLPSSTNPTNPYTRNTFDEHLDMIMVCHHLNPAVPEDVAFAESRVRAETIAAEDVLHDIGAISMLGSDSQGMGRIAEVICRTWQLASKMREQRGRLAEERTTRGDNERIKRYIAKYTINAARSFGIDQHIGSLEDGKLADVVLWRPAFFGIKPELIIKGGFIVWSAMGDSAASLMTCEPLMMRPQWGAFGRAKEALSMSFVSQAAMDVDIKGKLGLNKTVAAVKGTRALNKGHMLHNDVCPEITVNPENFEVFVDGVLATCEPAETLPLTQRYMLR
- the ureB gene encoding urease subunit beta is translated as MLLTPTETERLLIFSAAELARKRRARGLKLNHPEAIALICDEILEGARDGRTVADLIGFGATILNSDDVMPGVGDMMPMIQVEGMFPDGTKLVTVHDPIRPGKEQIAEADQVRPGEIIAAEGDIELNAGRRQASVRVTNTGDRPVQIGSHYHFFEVNKALDFDREVSFGMHLDVPAGTAMRFEPGEAKEVALVAFGGTGEIFGLNSLTDGSHLSEANKQAALSRARERGFKGA
- a CDS encoding SDR family NAD(P)-dependent oxidoreductase — its product is MAKLSGRTAIVTGGASGMGRGVALSFAEEGASVAVLDRNEAGAKEVAAAAAKSGVKTIGLACDVGNEASVKSAFAAAASALGDIDILVNNAGIDTTELIENMSTEMWDDMMRVNLDSIFFCSREVIPAMKRKGWGRIINFSSQLAHKGAPLMAHYCATKAGVMGFTRSLAYELVEHGITVNSINPGPIDTPLYMGIPEAWRRAKEDSMPIKRPGRVEEVVPTVLLLASDAGSFYVGASMNMNGGDVMV
- a CDS encoding D-aminoacylase — translated: MNEAAESACDILFAGGDVIDGTGATRVRADVAVTGDRITAIGDLGQMRAGRRVDATGRVVAPGFIDVHTHDDNLLFRDADMTPKTSQGVTTVVVGNCGISLAPLVLKGDAPPPPLDLLGGSSDYRFERFGDYLDALDETPAAANAAFLIGHSTLRLGAMSDVERGATTSEIDAMAKVVEEAMQSGATGFSTGLIYAPNKAAPTDEIVALAQVTSDGGGIYVTHMRNEGVDIDKSLDETFEIGRRANLPIVVSHHKCAGKENHGRSVETLARFDTARGDQKVGLDVYPYTAGSTVIMVEMVETAARVIITWSDARPEFAGRDLADIATELGCSARETAEQLIPGGAIYFMMDEADVQRILAYPHAMVGSDGLPHDKHPHPRLWGTFPRVLGHYARDLGLFTLEDAVRRMTGLSAEQFGLKDRGVLRQGAFADITMFNPETVIDSSTFEKPTTPAAGIDVVMVNGEVIREDGRVTGARPGRALRRNGA
- a CDS encoding Gfo/Idh/MocA family oxidoreductase encodes the protein MQNGAHKVLVLGVGNMGRSHALAYHKLKGFEIVGLCSPSIHERSELPSELSGYPKFTDFDKALAETKPDVVSVNTYPDSHADFCRKAFDAGCHVFTEKPLATTVADAQQIIDMAKAANKKLVIGYILRVHPAWMEFIRRAQGLGKPLVMRMNLNQQSSGEPWIWHRNLMQSLTPIVDCGVHYVDVMCQMTGARPIKVHGIGAKLSDETKVQNYGHLHVEFDDGSVGWYEAGWGPMMSETAFFVKDVVGPKGSVSIVVPQEGQEHASSDDIDSHVKTNAILCHSSEIDENNKFVHEDEWINMADEPGHQELCDREQEYLLKTINEDIDLTDHMQNGVDSLRIVLAAQESIDSGEIVRLN